DNA sequence from the Sardina pilchardus chromosome 23, fSarPil1.1, whole genome shotgun sequence genome:
ataagaagtattttttttttaaatgttaaaaacaaTTGTCATGGCATTCTAAAACCTGTTTCAGGATGAGACTATCAGTCTGTACAGCAGCATTTTAATTGGACAAGGCCTGCTTTCCCTAAAGCAGTGTGGATTTACGGAGATTCAACTCCAACATATAGACTCAACTCTGCATTTTTGGGTCTTTACATCACTTCCCTCGTGTCCTTTTTTTCATACACATTTGGCAACACGGCAAGTGAGGAAGATAAGATCCATCACTGGAGAGGAATACCTGCTTTAACTGCATGCAACAGAAAGTACTCCCTCTACTGGCTaaaaagagagagcgcgagCGAGTGAGGGAGCGGGAGActgagaaagggtgagagaaacacagacaagTCATCATCAGAGGCTTTCATTCCCAAACACAGTGGTCATTTAAAGGGAAGCAGATGTGGTCACGTTACACCCCGTAAGCACAACAGTGGAGCATTTCCCTGACAAGCAAACAATGCCTTTATAATGGGATCTGCTCCAAGTTAAAAAAGGAGCGGGCACACTTCCCTCCCACAGAAGGGAAAAGGACAAATGAACAGTGCTACACATAGGGACTTATTGAGGCACTCCTACATGGATCAGGTTCAGGGAGTATAAATTAAGTAGCCTTCAGGCTATATCTAAGCAACCAACCTCGTACGTCTTGTGTTTATAACTCAATATGACAACAGAGCATTTgttgaatcttttttttttcatttttatttgttggCAATTTGATAGAAAGAACTCAACCACCAGTATGGATCCCATAAACTTGAATTCATCCACAAAACACAACGTTCTGCCAACTGCATCTCATGGTTCCACTGTTAAATGTCTTGAAAACTAAATCTATCTGACTCTTATCTTCCGTAGTTACACAGAGGTAGAAGTTCACTCCATTCAAACTGCAGCATTTCTCTCAATCATAAAAACAATAATGATCACCAATCTTTTCCATGACTGACCTCATAGTTCCACCTCTACCCATGGAAGAACATATCTTATTATACCTCATCATATCTTATGaatgtctttttaaaaatcctgtACTATTGTCTTAAAACTTCGGACTTAACATAAAACTCACTAATGCCAAACACATTTGCTCTCTACAGTCCCGTCATTCCCTTAAGCTGCATCTTACTGCCTTTTAAGTTTTGGTAGATTGAAACAGCTGTCAGCACTAACGTTCCTCTTAATCAGCTGTTTCATTCTGCTGTGACGTGTATGGCACATTGGATTGATATGGCAAAGTCTGTGAGTGAGCGGACATATTTGTTTTCTAGTTGAATGGACCATTAACATCCGCACTCAGTTAAGATGAAGCAACACAAGGAGAACCTGCTccactggatacacacacacacacacacacacacacagatgtgctaaGGGATCTGATCTGAGATAATTGGGGTTTTGGTTTCTGCCACTGAGTGGACCCACACCCTGCCTGACTTCTTACAAAATGCCTTTCATGCCGtttttctgcctctttttttcttcagtcTTCAGGGAGAACTCTATGTTGATCTTAGACTTAGGTGTCCATCAGAGGGAATGATATTGTGTAAGTTGCTGTATGTCTTAATGACTTACTAGCTGGCACATGCCTTTGAAAACACATTGTTCCGTGTTTCAATTCTAGAGTTGATTGAAtgccctctctcgctcacacacacacacacacacacacacacacacacacacacacacacacaaagcacgctcaaacatacaaaacatacacacacacacacacacacacacacacacacacacacacacacacacacacacacacacacacacacacacacacacacacacacacacaaagatgtgtaTCTACATTTATCTGAAATATCTACTGCCTCCATTCCACAGTCATTCACATGCGCAGTGTATCAGCAGAAGGACATTCCATGTCATTCAGTCCACTAGCAACAGCAGGACCAAAACACTGTCCAAGTAGAAACCTCCCGCAGCGAGAGGAGATGTAACATATAGCTCTATCGCATCAGCACATCTCAAATCAACATCCTGGGCTTTAGAGGCAGCCCCCATCAAGCCCTTATCCGCTCCCGTCATCTAGCGAGAGCCGTGCCACCGGCATCTGGACTCCCCGACTCCCGTTCGTGCCTCCCGGCGCTGTTATTCTAGTGTTCTGTTCCTATGACACAGCAGGGCTTCTCCAGGGAGGAGGTGCAGTTTCACAGAAACGCAATTACAGCCCCCTTCACCAATCCACCGCCCCCCACCCtctcaaaaaaagaagaagtagTTATGCGATTAGCATCTAAGGAATACATGTCACTTCCTCCTGTGGGAATGGAAGCTCTGCTCGAGTAGAACTGGCACTCTGCTGATGTTTCAGGTAATGTGTCTCTTGACATGGCGAGCAATTAAATACTAGTGTATTTGTACCACTGTGCCAGAGCATTGATGAAAAATAATTTACAAAAAGGCCTTGTGAAGATGACTGCATGAGTAATGCACACCTAAAAAAATGCTAATTCACACTGCATTAAGTAAaagaagaaaatgtatttaaaaaaaaaaatgtatccaaATTCAAACCAATACTGAAGCAGTGTTGGGCACACTAATGCATAAACTTCTACAGCAAAGTAAAATTAGAATAGTCAGTATTATACAACTTATAATATAAAAAGATAATAATCATAATTAGTAGCTGAGAAGTGGAAAAGAATCTGTCTGCATTTTGCATGACATAATGTCCCCTGTGAATTCTCTATGTGGAGCAGAATATTTTGAGCAGAAACACGGAGCAGCAGTACTTTACCAAATTCCGGTGCCATATATTATATGACTATTCCAAGTATACAAAATTCAAATGACCTTTTAATAATGTCAGAACTTCAGtggtgtttatgaatgtgaaaatgATCCATGCTGTGTGGCATGGGGAATTTCTCCTTCTCTGGTCCGCTCCCTTGGTATGTATCAAATGCTGTTTCATTaccacttcagtttcacttgctTTGATCAAGTCTGTCTCCAACATGGTGGAACATGTGGAAAACGTTTAAGCAAGTACTCCCAGAGTCCCTAGCCTGTCTCCAAATCCCCTCAGCTGAGCAAAGAGgtgacattctctctctatctccctccctgctTACCTTGCTCTCTCTGCCCTCGTCCCTCACTCAAACGTCCACATTGAGAGGCATACACATTCgggcgcacagacacagacacacacacacacacacacacacatgcgcagacccacacatatgcagacagagacgcagagagagacCCACCCTGTCCCTCTGACATCATTTCATCTACCAGGAGCTACGTGGAATTAGTGAGCGCTGGGAGAAAGCCTCTGTTTATACAGCCAAGCTGTAATTGCCTCTGGAAGAAGGGGAATTCCTTTAAATATAAAACCACCAAGGGAAGGTGGTGGAGTTTCGCATGtggaggtgagggagggaggaggggagggctaGGGGGGCATAGGAACCCCCTAATTAGGCGATTTTTCCATGCCAGTGCGACATCTGCAGAGTTCACTGGCAGCTGTGTGTTCGGCAGTCAAAACATCCCTTCCAGGGCTGGCGGCACGAGGCCCGCCGAAAAAACGTGCCAGCGACTCTGACCCCAGTTTCCCCCTGTGTGTTGCCCGGAACatataccctctctctctctctctcgcatacCCTGTACGTGAAAAGTGTTCGCTCCCTCTGAAACAACATCTTGGGTTTTGAATGAAATATGAGTGTTCAGTCTTTCTGTGAATATGGGACTGCTTACAGGGCCACTTTTCAGCACATATGACTGCCAAAAAAGTCAACATGAAAAACCCATTACACCTTGACAGTGGTATTATGTTAAACACGTGGGCGTCTAATAGTTTTCTTAAAAGGGATGTACAGTtaatggattttttttacaCATATCTTAGTGAAATGCTGTGAAACAACTCACAAGGGAGTGTTGAAATACACTCACTGAAGTGCATTATATTCCACTTTCTATTAAATACAAAATCGAATGACAagcttttccttcttttttttcttttccagacTAAAGTTGCTGATAGACCAGGAGAAGGCCTAccaggagagaaaggaagaagagCACCAGAGAAAACTGTCCAGTCTGCAGGAGGAGCTCACCAAGCTCAAGTCATTTGCCCTGCTGGTCGTTGACGAACAGCAGCAGCTCACAGAACAACTCACTCAACAGACAGCGAAGGTCCAGGAGCTGACCGCTTCCGCCTCCCAGGCACAGGAGGCCCTCAGCTCAGCCCAGGCACTGACccaagaggaagagagcaaagTCCTccagttagagacagagctccgTGACCAAGCCACTCGCTTCCACCAGGAGGAGGAAGCCATGACTGCCAAGCTGATCAGCGAGGATGCCCAGAACAGACAGCTCCGCCAGAAGCTGTCGACCCTCAGCCGGCAGCTGGATGAGCTGGAGGAAACCAACAAGACCCTTCGCCGGGCCGAGGAGGAGCTCCAGGAGCTGAGGGACAAGATCGGCCGGGGGGAATGTGGCAACTCCAGCCTGGTCTctgaggtggaggagctgaggaagAGGGTCATGGAAATGGAGGGCAAAGATGAGGAGCTGATCAAGATGGAGGACCAGTGTCGTGATCTCAACAGAAAGCTGGAGAAGGAGGCCAGCCAGAGCCGAAGCCTGAAGGCAGAGGTGGACAAACTCAATCAGAGGATCACAGAGCTGGAGAAGTTGGAAGATGCTTTTGGTAAAAGCAAACAGGAGTGCAGCACACTCAAATGCAacctggagaaagagaggactgTGACTAAGCACCTATCGAATGAGTTGGATGCCCTCAAGGTCAGGATAAAAGAACTTGAGACCATTGAGGGCCAGCTGGAGAAGACCGAGCTCACACTGAAAGAGGACCTCACCAAGCTGAAGACTTTTACAGTCATGCTGGTGGACGAACGTAAGACTATGGCCGAAAAGCTGAAGCAAATGGAAGACAAGCTGCAGAACAGCACTAGTAAACTACAGGCAGAGCAAGACAAGGTCACCAGTGTGACTGAGAAACTGATTGAGGAGAGCAAGAAAGCCCTGAAAGCCAAGGctgagctggaggagaggatgcACAGTGCCACCAAGGACAGAGATGAGCTCAGATCCAAGCTCAaggtggaagaggagaagagcaacGACCTACAGTCCAAGCTTACTATGATGAAGAAGCGGGTGCAGTCTCTCGAGGCTGTGGAGAGGGAAGTCATGAGAAACCGAGCCAAAGAGGAGCACATCAAGTCACCTACCCCGAACCGCTTCCAGCAGGAGGATAACAAGATCAAGGATCTCACCCAGGAAGTGGAGAGGCTGAGGAGGAAACTCAAGGAGATGAGGGTCGTTGAAGATGATCTGCTGAAGACAGAGGATGAGTTTGAGACACTGGAGAAACGATACTCCAATGAACAGGAGCGAGCAAAGGTCTtgatggaggagctggagatcTCCAGGAATGAGCTGTCCAAGTACCAGCTGGCAGAGAAGGAGTCCTCCAACCAGGAACATATGCTTTACAAGCGCCTTAAAGAGGAAGAGGCAAAATCCAGCCACCTTACCAGAGAGGTGGAGGCCCTAAAGGAGAAAATCCATGAGTTCATGGGCACGGAGGAGTCTATCTGCCGTGTGAAATCAGATCACACCGTTCTTCAGAGAAGGCTGACCCAGCAAGAGGTGAGAAACAAGGAGCTggccagagagatggagaacctCACCCGCGAACTGGAGAGATACCGTCGCATCAGCAAAACTTTACGGCCAGGCATGAACGGCAGACGGTTCTCAGACCTGCACGTCTCCACAAAAGAGGTGCAGACTGACCCGACGGACATCCTACCCCCGAACTACAAGAGCTTAGCTCCACTGGAATGTGCTGTGGTGAATGGGAAACTATATGAAGAGAGCGACCCTGAAGACGACCCTAATTACAATGAGGTTCATATCACTAAAGGTAACGCCTCCCTTATCAACAATGTCAACAACCTGAACAACAACATGAGGCGAGCAAGGGTTCCCTTCATGAAAACCAAAGAAAACCAACACCCAGTTAACGGCAAAGTATCCCCAAGACAGAATGGGAACCATGGCCAACAAGGGGATGTGTTTCTGACACACAGCCCTGGTCAGCCTCTGCACATCAAAGTCACACCGGATCATGGCCACAACACGGCGACCCTGGAGATTACCAGCCCCACCACTGAGAATGCTCAGTCCTACACCAGCACTGCAGTCATCCCCACAAGTGGTGCTCCACCCAAGCAACGAATCACAATCATCCAGAACACATCCATCACCCCTCCCATGAAAACCAAAGGCTCCACGTCGTCGGACAGCCCCTGCAGTCCAGACCAAGCCATGTCTCCCTTCACCATGGCGGCCTATTCCCGAGCGATGACCCCTGACTCCTCGGGGTCAGTCACTCCTGACAGAGCCATGTCCCCCATCCAGATTGTCTCTGTCACCACAGGCACCCCAGATCGTTCCCAGCCTGCAGAGCCGTTGGAGGTGACCGGTAGCCATGCCGTTTTCCGTGTCAGCCCAGAAAGGCAGAACAGCTGGCAAGTCCAAAGGTCCAACAGCACAGGCTCAAACGTGATCACCACTGAGGACAACAAAATCCACATTCACCTAGGGAGCCCTTACATTCAGGCCGTTAACAGCACCTCTAGGCCCATGAGCCCCTGTTGTTCACCTGGGCAGGAGCAAAGAACTCCGGTGTTAACCAATGGCACTCCCGCCAAAGGCAACAACAAAATCACCAGTAGCATCACTATAAAACCCACTTCCTCCCCACTTCCGCGGCCACAGATTACAGTAAGTAACATCTATGACTGACCCAGTTCACCAAGCATCCCTACCCACCCACACCTTAGAGTAGTAATTTATCCAACCCCCAACTCCAATCCATGTGCCCAATCCTATACAATCCATTTTGTGTTAACCCTAAACCCTCCTCCTGTTTAGTTTTACTTGATCATATTATACCATTTAGAATGTTCAACCACagcacttttttgtttgtttgtttgtttgtttgtttgtttgttgtttgtttgcattgttTAGTCAGACATTGggggaatatactgtatgtgtctgcatgacCAAAAAGTGCGGGGAGAAAGGATGAACTAAAGCGGGATAACTAAGTGAAAGTTCTAGTATACTAAACTTCATTTTAGCCTTGGCTGTCTTGTGTGTGCACTTACTGTACTTGCTTTTCATGAGAAATTACCATGTACTGAGACTATTCACGGATGTACCTTTTATTTTGCTTATGCATCATATATACACATAAATGACTTGCATTTGTTATGTTGAATATTTCTTTTCTAATAATTAAAACAGTTAATGTTGTTACGTATAATTTCCTATTTTTCCATCAGTGTCTGAAAAACacttcatgaaaaaaaaacccatatgttttcattttctttacGTCAAGCATGCCTCAGAACATGGTAATGTAGTGTAGAATGCATTTGGTCAACTTGTTCCTCACATGTGGACTTTTGCATGTGCTAGCATTATCCCCTTTGTTGGTACTTACCCTTTAAATTACAACACATAACTTGAAATTAAATTTCAACAGAAAAGCCTTGTTCTGTTTTAAAGCATATGAAAATGTTCATACAAATCCATCTCCCATATGAATGCAGAATCTACTTATACAATGGCTCTATGAAAGAACGCCAAAACACACTGTGCTAAAATCACACGCCTTCTATACATGTTTGAAAAATTCCTAAAGATTTAGGCAACTTCAGGCAAATTAAAGAACTCTTTTTTACAACTGGAGCTCTGAGAACTCTGTGTTAACATTCAGAGTTTATTgaaaggagggaaaaagaaTTCTGACATATGTTTGCTTGGCTGAGTTTAATTCATAGGCTGATGTCATAGTTTCTCCCGATATCCAAAACACAGAAACCCAGTAACTGTGAGCTGAGACTTGCATGGGTGAGTTTGCAGTCTCTCTCAGTGATACAATGGAAATTCAGCTCACAGTTGGGGTGAGTTAACTGTTTGCGTGACCTTAACTTTACATTTATTCTACAGttaacaataattatatgagaaattgagggggaaaaaaagaatatttaTGGCAATCTTAATTTCTATTTTCCTTGAGAAATAGACAAAAAGTCATTTCTGCAGCACTATTTCAGAActccaaaaccaaaaaaaaaaaatgttttactaGTATTTTTTAAAGTGGATTTACCTATTTAGAGAACAAATGTGATGTtgctttaataataataataatagtaaaaacATTTCCAAGAGTTTGACAATGAGGCAAAATAAACTCACTCTGGTCAAAAGGTCAACGTGAGAAGCAGATGTCACACATTTCATCTGAAACACTATGAGATCATTCTCCCTGTGAGAGCGCTATGCACTTTTGGTCCTCTTCAAACAAGGGAAAACATCGCTCAAATACACTgcatatacaaacacagacaactgCACACTTTCTAAATGGCTGATAAATGTGAAGGCCTACACTTGTCAATGCAATAAAGCACTCGACGGGCTATTTTGTTAACTGCAATACTCACAGACaaaaacatgtgatttttttaaTGATTGCTGTGATAAACTAACTGGCCTCCCCACTGGAagcgccctcccccttcctTCCAAGAAACATGGAAACCTTAAGATTACTGTTCTTTAGGATACTTGCCATTT
Encoded proteins:
- the filip1l gene encoding filamin A-interacting protein 1-like; the protein is MRSRSNSVEDLVQAKPSSQRPQQQQHTRSRRRAAEHEEPSGRGPGQPRQREPPDDAATIQRNHKSGSGGSSSSSSGHSSGGHSGSGGHSGGGQQQRARAASAGKGRDLSRDDLLFLLSMLEGELQARDEVITVLKADKIDLAVLEAKYGFVTPQKVLQSLQRDAIQRGDGWKDDIYEKPMDELDKLVEKQRETYRRMLEQLLIVEQSHRQTIYKLEDEKMNHSDFMKKSDEFTNLLEQDRERLKLLIDQEKAYQERKEEEHQRKLSSLQEELTKLKSFALLVVDEQQQLTEQLTQQTAKVQELTASASQAQEALSSAQALTQEEESKVLQLETELRDQATRFHQEEEAMTAKLISEDAQNRQLRQKLSTLSRQLDELEETNKTLRRAEEELQELRDKIGRGECGNSSLVSEVEELRKRVMEMEGKDEELIKMEDQCRDLNRKLEKEASQSRSLKAEVDKLNQRITELEKLEDAFGKSKQECSTLKCNLEKERTVTKHLSNELDALKVRIKELETIEGQLEKTELTLKEDLTKLKTFTVMLVDERKTMAEKLKQMEDKLQNSTSKLQAEQDKVTSVTEKLIEESKKALKAKAELEERMHSATKDRDELRSKLKVEEEKSNDLQSKLTMMKKRVQSLEAVEREVMRNRAKEEHIKSPTPNRFQQEDNKIKDLTQEVERLRRKLKEMRVVEDDLLKTEDEFETLEKRYSNEQERAKVLMEELEISRNELSKYQLAEKESSNQEHMLYKRLKEEEAKSSHLTREVEALKEKIHEFMGTEESICRVKSDHTVLQRRLTQQEVRNKELAREMENLTRELERYRRISKTLRPGMNGRRFSDLHVSTKEVQTDPTDILPPNYKSLAPLECAVVNGKLYEESDPEDDPNYNEVHITKGNASLINNVNNLNNNMRRARVPFMKTKENQHPVNGKVSPRQNGNHGQQGDVFLTHSPGQPLHIKVTPDHGHNTATLEITSPTTENAQSYTSTAVIPTSGAPPKQRITIIQNTSITPPMKTKGSTSSDSPCSPDQAMSPFTMAAYSRAMTPDSSGSVTPDRAMSPIQIVSVTTGTPDRSQPAEPLEVTGSHAVFRVSPERQNSWQVQRSNSTGSNVITTEDNKIHIHLGSPYIQAVNSTSRPMSPCCSPGQEQRTPVLTNGTPAKGNNKITSSITIKPTSSPLPRPQITVSNIYD